One Solanum pennellii chromosome 10, SPENNV200 genomic region harbors:
- the LOC107001941 gene encoding uncharacterized protein LOC107001941 — MKLVWSPETASKAYLDTIQTCGISTKSSVAEFLSAMAAGYNAKLTVEAWKNDSKINGESIATSIGLAIATRHNRGRYVCVVPDEKSRLEYVGAMKNSGVALPEVMVGEAKEVMERLNGVDFLVVDERRSDFISISNSANLSNHGAILVCKNESKIRNIDSNKFSWDSVLDGKVCVVRSVALPFGSGLEIAYIASKDGSQKVRQYAKRWIRHIDRNSGEEHVIRR, encoded by the exons atgaagctaGTTTGGTCTCCAGAAACAGCTTCAAAAGCATATCTTGACACCATACAAACA TGTGGAATTTCAACGAAATCAAGTGTTGCGGAATTTCTATCAGCTATGGCTGCAGGGTACAACGCAAAATTAACAGTTGAAGCATGGAAAAATGATAGTAAGATAAATGGTGAGTCAATTGCCACGAGCATCGGCCTAGCTATCGCAACAAGACACAATCGTGGAAG GTACGTATGTGTGGTACCAGACGAAAAGTCAAGACTAGAATACGTAGGTGCCATGAAAAATTCAGGCGTGGCTTTACCAGAAGTGATGGTTGGAGAGGCAAAAGAGGTGATGGAAAGGCTAAATGGAGTTGATTTTTTGGTTGTGGATGAGAGGAGAAGTGACTTTATTTCAATCTCTAATAGTGCTAACTTGAGTAATCATGGTGCTATTTTAGTGTGCAAAAATGAAagcaaaataagaaatatagaTAGTAACAAGTTCAGTTGGGATAGTGTTCTTGATGGAAAAGTTTGTGTAGTCAGATCAGTTGCACTTCCATTTGGGAGTGGATTGGAAATTGCTTATATAGCAAGTAAAGATGGAAGTCAAAAGGTTCGTCAATATGCAAAACGTTGGATTAGGCATATCGATAGAAATTCAGGTGAAGAGCATGTTATTCGACGATGA